From the Babylonia areolata isolate BAREFJ2019XMU chromosome 33, ASM4173473v1, whole genome shotgun sequence genome, one window contains:
- the LOC143276915 gene encoding dihydrolipoyllysine-residue acetyltransferase component of pyruvate dehydrogenase complex, mitochondrial-like isoform X1, with amino-acid sequence MHRSAVLARCVLQQSLKNRASSLSLRCLCARAISQSKSRLAASALGSSPVSQFREPLQYASQPRRFYSSGDLPEHYKITLPALSPTMESGTIINWQKKEGDRVAEGDLLAEIETDKATMGFESSEEGFLAKICIPAGTKDIPLGKLMCIIVTSEDGLAAFKDFVPSPEDDSLVGAKASSAPAAAAPAAAAAPAAAPAPAPAPAAAAPPAPAPAPAPGVGASGSRIFATPFAKTLASEKGVDLKQVSGSGPEGQIRAQDVLSFTPGAAPAPLGMPSVAMPAGAEFVDIATSNIRQVIAKRLSLSKQTIPHYYLTIDVNVDNVLRLRKELNEVLAKSGGKLSVNDFIIKASALACKKVPEANSSWQDGFIRQYNSVDVNVAVATENGLITPIVFGADTKGLSSIGQEVVSLATRAREGKLQPHEFQGGTFTISNLGMFGIKHFTAIINPPQACILAVGGADRQLVASDSSDTGFRASTMMNVTLSCDHRVVDGAVGAQWLAEFRKLMEQPHTMLL; translated from the exons ATGCATCGCTCGGCAGTCCTCGCACGATGTGTGCTGCAACAGTCCTTGAAAAACAGAGCAAGTTCTCTGTCATTGCGCTGTTTATGTGCCAGAGCCATCAGCCAAAGCAAAAGCAG GTTGGCTGCTAGTGCACTAGGATCGTCTCCAGTTAGTCAGTTTCGGGAACCTCTACAATATGCATCACAGCCTCGACGGTTCTACAGTTCAG GTGACCTACCGGAGCACTACAAAATCACCCTGCCGGCCCTGTCGCCGACCATGGAGAGCGGCACCATCATCAACTggcagaagaaggagggggaccGCGTGGCCGAGGGGGACCTGCTGGCCGAGATTGAGACGGACAAGGCCACCATGGGGTTCGAGTCCAGCGAGGAGGGCTTCCTGGCCAAGATCTGCATCCCCGCCGGGACCAAGGACATCCCTCTGGGAAAG TTGATGTGCATCATCGTGACCAGCGAGGACGGTCTGGCGGCCTTCAAGGACTTCGTGCCCAGCCCCGAGGATGACAGCCTGGTGGGTGCCAAGGCTTCATcggctcctgctgctgctgctcccgctgctgctgctgctcctgctgctgcacCTGCTCCTGCACCAGCACCTGCGGCAGCAGCCCCGCCGGCTCCTGCTCCTGCACCTGCACCGGGCGTCGGCGCGTCAGGGAGTCGGATCTTCGCCACGCCCTTCGCCAAGACTTTGGCGTCTGAGAAGGGTGTGGACTTGAAG CAAGTGTCTGGCAGCGGCCCCGAGGGTCAGATCCGAGCCCAGGACGTGCTGAGCTTCACGCCGGGAGCAGCCCCAGCCCCTCTGGGCATGCCCAGTGTAGCCATGCCTGCTGGGGCAGAGTTTGTCGATATCGCCACCTCCAACATTAGACAg gTGATTGCCAAGCGTTTGTCGCTGTCCAAGCAGACTATCCCCCATTATTACCTGACCATTGACGTCAACGTGGACAACGTGTTGAG GTTGCGCAAAGAGCTGAACGAGGTCCTGGCCAAGTCCGGGGGCAAGCTGTCCGTCAACGACTTCATCATCAAGGCCTCGGCCCTCGCCTGCAAGAAGGTCCCCGAGGCCAACTCCTCCTGGCAGGATGGCTTCATCAGACA ATACAACAGTGTGGACGTCAACGTTGCCGTGGCAACAGAGAATGGGCTGATAACTCCCATTGTATTTGGGGCTGACACCAAG GGCTTGTCGTCCATTGGCCAGGAAGTGGTGTCTCTGGCCACCAGGGCAAGGGAGGGAAAGCTGCAGCCCCATGAATtccag GGAGGCACTTTCACCATCTCTAACCTGGGCATGTTTGGCATCAAACACTTCACTGCCATCATCAATCCTCCACAG GCGTGCATTCTGGCGGTGGGAGGGGCGGACAGACAGCTGGTGGCCAGTGACTCCTCCGACACTGG GTTCCGGGCGTCGACGATGATGAACGTGACCCTGAGCTGCGACCACCGGGTGGTGGACGGGGCAGTCGGGGCCCAGTGGTTAGCCGAGTTCCGGAAACTAATGGAGCAGCCTCATACTATGCTTTTGTAG
- the LOC143276915 gene encoding dihydrolipoyllysine-residue acetyltransferase component of pyruvate dehydrogenase complex, mitochondrial-like isoform X2 — translation MHRSAVLARCVLQQSLKNRASSLSLRCLCARAISQSKSRLAASALGSSPVSQFREPLQYASQPRRFYSSGDLPEHYKITLPALSPTMESGTIINWQKKEGDRVAEGDLLAEIETDKATMGFESSEEGFLAKICIPAGTKDIPLGKLMCIIVTSEDGLAAFKDFVPSPEDDSLVGAKASSAPAAAAPAAAAAPAAAPAPAPAPAAAAPPAPAPAPAPGVGASGSRIFATPFAKTLASEKGVDLKQVSGSGPEGQIRAQDVLSFTPGAAPAPLGMPSVAMPAGAEFVDIATSNIRQVIAKRLSLSKQTIPHYYLTIDVNVDNVLRLRKELNEVLAKSGGKLSVNDFIIKASALACKKVPEANSSWQDGFIRQYNSVDVNVAVATENGLITPIVFGADTKGLSSIGQEVVSLATRAREGKLQPHEFQGGTFTISNLGMFGIKHFTAIINPPQACILAVGGADRQLVASDSSDTGSPRHCPWDSLPCDEQKRARHH, via the exons ATGCATCGCTCGGCAGTCCTCGCACGATGTGTGCTGCAACAGTCCTTGAAAAACAGAGCAAGTTCTCTGTCATTGCGCTGTTTATGTGCCAGAGCCATCAGCCAAAGCAAAAGCAG GTTGGCTGCTAGTGCACTAGGATCGTCTCCAGTTAGTCAGTTTCGGGAACCTCTACAATATGCATCACAGCCTCGACGGTTCTACAGTTCAG GTGACCTACCGGAGCACTACAAAATCACCCTGCCGGCCCTGTCGCCGACCATGGAGAGCGGCACCATCATCAACTggcagaagaaggagggggaccGCGTGGCCGAGGGGGACCTGCTGGCCGAGATTGAGACGGACAAGGCCACCATGGGGTTCGAGTCCAGCGAGGAGGGCTTCCTGGCCAAGATCTGCATCCCCGCCGGGACCAAGGACATCCCTCTGGGAAAG TTGATGTGCATCATCGTGACCAGCGAGGACGGTCTGGCGGCCTTCAAGGACTTCGTGCCCAGCCCCGAGGATGACAGCCTGGTGGGTGCCAAGGCTTCATcggctcctgctgctgctgctcccgctgctgctgctgctcctgctgctgcacCTGCTCCTGCACCAGCACCTGCGGCAGCAGCCCCGCCGGCTCCTGCTCCTGCACCTGCACCGGGCGTCGGCGCGTCAGGGAGTCGGATCTTCGCCACGCCCTTCGCCAAGACTTTGGCGTCTGAGAAGGGTGTGGACTTGAAG CAAGTGTCTGGCAGCGGCCCCGAGGGTCAGATCCGAGCCCAGGACGTGCTGAGCTTCACGCCGGGAGCAGCCCCAGCCCCTCTGGGCATGCCCAGTGTAGCCATGCCTGCTGGGGCAGAGTTTGTCGATATCGCCACCTCCAACATTAGACAg gTGATTGCCAAGCGTTTGTCGCTGTCCAAGCAGACTATCCCCCATTATTACCTGACCATTGACGTCAACGTGGACAACGTGTTGAG GTTGCGCAAAGAGCTGAACGAGGTCCTGGCCAAGTCCGGGGGCAAGCTGTCCGTCAACGACTTCATCATCAAGGCCTCGGCCCTCGCCTGCAAGAAGGTCCCCGAGGCCAACTCCTCCTGGCAGGATGGCTTCATCAGACA ATACAACAGTGTGGACGTCAACGTTGCCGTGGCAACAGAGAATGGGCTGATAACTCCCATTGTATTTGGGGCTGACACCAAG GGCTTGTCGTCCATTGGCCAGGAAGTGGTGTCTCTGGCCACCAGGGCAAGGGAGGGAAAGCTGCAGCCCCATGAATtccag GGAGGCACTTTCACCATCTCTAACCTGGGCATGTTTGGCATCAAACACTTCACTGCCATCATCAATCCTCCACAG GCGTGCATTCTGGCGGTGGGAGGGGCGGACAGACAGCTGGTGGCCAGTGACTCCTCCGACACTGG